In Fibrobacter sp., the genomic stretch CGATGGACTCGTAGATGGAGGCGTAGCCCTTGTCGTCCATGGCGTGCGCCACAGCCGCCAAGCACAGTCCTGCAACCAGAAATAGCTTGAAAGGCGTTTTCATGGGCCCAAATTTAGATAAATTCAAGCCCCCCGTTTAGCCTAGAACTGGAATTGCAGGGATATGGAGGCCGAAATGAAGGTCTGCCACAGGAACGGATCCAGTTCCTGGTTCTCGCTGTCGTCGGTATAGACGTTCTTGAACCAGTTCCGGTAAAACTTTACGGCCGGAATGATGGCGATTTCGTTGGTGAAATAATACTGCACGTTTGCCATGAGGCCGATTCCGGAACCCATGAATTCCGTGTCTCCCAGGTCTTCGCCGTGGAAGGCACTGTTTTCGGTCTTGACGCTGGTGTACGAGAAACCGGCTCCCAGGCCCACCTGGAAATAGTCAGGCCAGAAAAAGTTGTAGTAGAATTCAAAGCCTAACCGCCAGAAACGGGTACTTTCCTCTGCGGAAATTTTCACCAGTTCCTCTTGCTGTTTCCAGTACTGGAACGCCACGGCCAGGGTGAATTCCCTGATGTTTACGCCCAGGAGGAGCTCCGGGTCGCCCATGAGAGCCATGTCGGGTGGGTAGGTCTTGAACTTGTTCCCGCTGGTGTCCTTGACGCTTACGGGACGTTCATTAAGGTCGCCGATGGTGGCGGTAACGCCCATGCCCGCCCGCACAAAGTAGGAACGGGGCCAGTAGTTCTCTTCGTAAGCGCTTGCCGCGGTGACGGCGACGGTCAGGATAAAAAACAGGATGAACTTTTTCATTGTATGGATTCAGATTACATGCTGGGTCTTGTTCTAGATTCCGGCTCGGAGGCCGGAATGACGTTTAACTAGGCTGGAGGACGTCATGGCGGACTTGATCCGCCATCTAGGCGTTCAAACCTTATTTCCCGGCGTAGTAGAACATGGCGTCGATGCACTTCTTGGCGGCGACACGCACGGACT encodes the following:
- a CDS encoding outer membrane beta-barrel protein gives rise to the protein MKKFILFFILTVAVTAASAYEENYWPRSYFVRAGMGVTATIGDLNERPVSVKDTSGNKFKTYPPDMALMGDPELLLGVNIREFTLAVAFQYWKQQEELVKISAEESTRFWRLGFEFYYNFFWPDYFQVGLGAGFSYTSVKTENSAFHGEDLGDTEFMGSGIGLMANVQYYFTNEIAIIPAVKFYRNWFKNVYTDDSENQELDPFLWQTFISASISLQFQF